In Streptococcus uberis, a single window of DNA contains:
- the coaC gene encoding phosphopantothenoylcysteine decarboxylase translates to MTKKIILAVTGSISAYKAADLTSILSKQGYDVTVLMTEAAQAFITPLTLQVLSKNKVHVDTMKEDDVSIVNHIDLAKKADLFLLAPASANTIAHLSYGFADNMVTSVALALPETTPKLIAPAMNTKMFLNPVTQENLKRLESFGYEMIEPKSSLLACGDTGIGALADINHIVDCVNAILES, encoded by the coding sequence ATGACTAAAAAAATTATTTTAGCTGTAACTGGAAGCATCTCTGCCTATAAAGCCGCTGACTTAACCAGTATTTTAAGCAAACAAGGCTATGATGTTACAGTTCTCATGACAGAGGCTGCTCAGGCTTTTATTACTCCTCTTACCTTGCAAGTTCTCTCGAAGAATAAAGTACACGTAGACACAATGAAAGAGGACGATGTTTCTATTGTTAATCACATTGATTTAGCTAAGAAGGCGGATCTTTTTCTGCTAGCGCCAGCTTCAGCCAATACCATTGCGCATTTATCTTATGGATTCGCTGATAATATGGTTACTTCGGTTGCCTTAGCTTTACCAGAAACGACACCTAAACTGATTGCACCTGCCATGAATACCAAAATGTTTCTAAACCCCGTTACCCAGGAAAATTTAAAGAGACTTGAATCTTTTGGATATGAGATGATTGAACCAAAATCTAGTCTTTTAGCATGTGGTGATACGGGTATAGGCGCACTTGCGGATATTAATCACATTGTAGATTGTGTCAATGCTATTTTGGAAAGTTGA
- a CDS encoding ECF transporter S component has product MRRQKSSTIAKVSIFFAIMLVIHFISTLVFNIWPVPIKPTLVHIPVIIASIIYGPQIGSILGLLMGIISVITNTVILLPTSYLFSPFVDHGNIYSLIIAIVPRVLIGVVPYFVYKILSNRVGLVLSGLLGSLTNTVFVLGGIFIFFSSVFGGNIKALLAGVVSTNAIAEMVISAIVVTAIIPSLSKLKK; this is encoded by the coding sequence ATGAGACGTCAGAAATCATCTACAATAGCAAAAGTTTCTATCTTTTTTGCTATTATGTTAGTTATTCACTTTATTAGTACACTTGTATTTAATATATGGCCGGTTCCAATTAAGCCAACTTTAGTTCATATTCCAGTAATAATTGCATCAATTATTTACGGGCCACAAATTGGTTCCATTTTAGGGTTATTAATGGGAATAATCAGTGTGATAACAAATACAGTAATCTTACTTCCAACAAGTTATCTATTTTCTCCCTTTGTAGATCATGGCAATATCTATTCTTTAATCATTGCTATCGTCCCTCGTGTTTTAATAGGAGTTGTTCCCTATTTTGTCTATAAAATACTTTCCAATAGAGTTGGTTTAGTCCTTTCTGGTCTCCTTGGTTCTCTGACAAATACTGTTTTTGTTTTGGGTGGTATTTTTATCTTCTTTTCGTCAGTGTTTGGAGGAAATATTAAAGCTCTTCTCGCAGGAGTTGTTTCTACTAATGCTATTGCTGAAATGGTTATTTCTGCTATAGTAGTGACAGCAATTATTCCAAGTTTATCCAAATTAAAAAAATGA
- a CDS encoding ABC transporter ATP-binding protein, with protein MTQHVIEMRDITKKFGEFVANDHINLSVEKGEIHALLGENGAGKSTLMNMLAGLLEPTEGEIVINGETVQIDSPTKSSKLGIGMVHQHFMLVEAFTVAENIILGNETVTNGVLDLKQASKDIKELSTKYGLAVDPDAKVADISVGAQQRVEILKTLYRGADILIFDEPTAVLTPSEIQELMVIMKNLVKEGKSIILITHKLDEIRAVADRVTVIRRGKSIETASVAGVSSSELAEMMVGRSVSFKTEKVASNPKEIVLSVKDLVVNENRGIPAVKGLSLDVRAGEIVGIAGIDGNGQSELIQAITGLRKVKSGSITIKGQEVTHLSSRKITELSVGHVPEDRHRDGLILDLTLAENTAIQTYYKEPLSKNGILNYSKINEYARRLMEEFDVRGANELVPARGFSGGNQQKAIIAREVDRNPDLLIVSQPTRGLDVGAIEYIHKRLITERDKGKAVLVVSFELDEILNVSDRIAVIHDGKIQGIVTPENTNKQELGILMAGGTINKEEENV; from the coding sequence ATGACACAACATGTCATTGAAATGAGAGACATTACTAAAAAATTTGGTGAATTTGTCGCAAATGATCATATTAATTTATCAGTAGAAAAAGGTGAAATTCATGCCCTTTTAGGTGAAAATGGTGCTGGAAAATCAACTTTAATGAATATGTTGGCAGGTTTGTTAGAACCCACTGAAGGCGAAATTGTAATCAACGGAGAAACAGTTCAAATTGATTCTCCGACAAAATCCTCAAAACTAGGCATTGGAATGGTACATCAACACTTTATGCTTGTTGAAGCATTTACTGTTGCTGAAAACATTATTTTGGGAAATGAAACAGTTACAAATGGTGTCCTTGACCTTAAACAAGCCAGTAAAGATATCAAAGAATTATCAACCAAATACGGTTTAGCCGTCGATCCAGATGCAAAAGTAGCTGATATTTCAGTAGGTGCTCAACAGCGTGTTGAGATTTTAAAAACACTTTACCGAGGCGCTGACATTTTAATTTTTGACGAACCAACTGCAGTTTTAACACCATCTGAAATTCAAGAATTAATGGTTATCATGAAAAACTTGGTCAAAGAAGGTAAATCGATTATTTTAATTACACATAAACTCGATGAAATTAGAGCTGTAGCAGACAGAGTAACAGTTATCCGTCGAGGAAAAAGTATTGAAACAGCATCAGTTGCGGGTGTAAGTTCAAGTGAATTGGCTGAAATGATGGTAGGACGTTCTGTTTCCTTTAAAACAGAAAAAGTCGCTTCAAATCCTAAAGAAATTGTTTTATCTGTAAAAGATTTAGTTGTTAATGAAAATCGTGGTATCCCTGCAGTAAAGGGGCTTTCATTAGATGTTAGAGCTGGTGAGATTGTTGGTATCGCTGGAATTGATGGAAACGGTCAAAGTGAACTGATCCAAGCAATAACCGGTCTAAGAAAAGTAAAATCTGGTTCAATTACGATAAAAGGGCAAGAAGTAACTCATTTATCGTCTCGTAAAATTACAGAATTATCCGTTGGTCACGTGCCCGAGGATAGACATAGAGATGGTTTAATTCTAGATTTGACTTTGGCAGAAAATACAGCCATTCAAACATACTACAAAGAACCATTAAGTAAAAATGGTATCCTTAACTATTCAAAAATTAATGAATATGCTCGTCGTTTAATGGAAGAATTTGATGTTCGTGGTGCAAATGAGCTCGTTCCTGCAAGAGGCTTCTCTGGAGGAAACCAACAAAAAGCCATTATTGCTCGAGAAGTTGATCGTAACCCTGATCTTCTTATTGTCAGTCAACCAACTCGTGGTCTTGATGTTGGTGCCATTGAGTATATCCATAAACGCCTTATCACAGAGCGTGATAAAGGAAAAGCTGTGTTAGTTGTCAGCTTTGAACTAGATGAGATTTTAAATGTATCAGATCGGATTGCTGTTATTCACGATGGTAAAATCCAAGGCATTGTGACACCTGAAAATACTAATAAACAAGAATTAGGTATTTTGATGGCTGGTGGTACAATCAATAAGGAGGAAGAAAATGTCTAA
- a CDS encoding phospho-sugar mutase yields MTYIENYQKWLNNPSLPEYLHKELLEMDEKTKEDAFYSHLEFGTAGMRGYIGAGTNRINVFVVRQATEGLAKLIESKGDQAKANGVAIAYDSRHFSPEFAFESAQVLAAHGIKSYVFESLRPTPELSFAVRHLGAFAGIMVTASHNPAPFNGYKVYGSDGGQMPPADADALTTYIRAIEDPFSITLADLEEAKSSGLIEVIGEAIDSEYLKLVKDVTINQELINQYGKDMKIVYTPLHGTGEMLTRRALAQAGFESVEVVESQAKPDPDFSTVKSPNPESQEAFALAEELGRQVNADVLVATDPDADRLGVEIRQADGSYWNLSGNQIGALIAKYILEAHKQAGTLPSNPALAKSIVSTELVTKIAESYGATMFNVLTGFKFIAEKIQEFEEKHNHTYMFGFEESFGYLIKPFVRDKDAIQAVLIVAEIAAYYRSRGLTLADGIAEIYKEYGYFAEKTISITLSGVDGAAEIKKIMDKFRQNAPKQFNHTDIILTEDFLEQTAKSQTETTVLTTPPSNVLKYTLADDSWFAVRPSGTEPKIKFYIATVGQSLEDAQQKMTAIEAEINTFVG; encoded by the coding sequence ATGACTTATATTGAAAATTACCAAAAATGGCTTAACAATCCGTCACTGCCAGAATACCTACACAAAGAGCTTCTTGAAATGGATGAAAAAACGAAGGAAGACGCTTTTTATTCTCATTTAGAATTTGGTACTGCAGGAATGCGTGGCTATATTGGTGCAGGAACAAATCGTATTAATGTCTTTGTTGTCAGACAAGCAACTGAAGGTTTGGCAAAACTCATTGAATCAAAAGGTGATCAAGCAAAAGCTAACGGTGTTGCTATTGCTTATGATTCTCGCCACTTCTCACCTGAATTTGCTTTCGAATCTGCTCAAGTCTTAGCTGCACATGGTATCAAATCTTATGTCTTTGAAAGTCTTCGTCCTACACCTGAACTTTCATTTGCCGTTCGTCATCTTGGAGCTTTTGCTGGAATTATGGTGACTGCAAGTCATAATCCTGCTCCATTTAATGGTTATAAAGTATATGGTTCAGACGGTGGACAAATGCCACCTGCTGATGCAGATGCTTTAACAACTTATATTAGAGCTATTGAAGATCCATTTTCAATTACTCTGGCTGATTTGGAAGAAGCAAAATCAAGTGGCTTAATTGAAGTTATTGGGGAAGCAATTGATAGTGAATACTTAAAATTAGTTAAAGATGTCACTATTAATCAAGAACTCATTAATCAATACGGCAAGGATATGAAAATTGTCTACACTCCTCTTCATGGAACTGGAGAAATGTTAACAAGACGTGCACTAGCCCAAGCAGGATTTGAATCTGTTGAAGTCGTTGAATCTCAAGCGAAACCAGACCCAGATTTCTCAACAGTTAAATCTCCTAACCCTGAAAGTCAAGAAGCATTTGCACTCGCTGAAGAGTTAGGTCGCCAAGTAAATGCTGACGTTCTGGTAGCAACTGATCCAGATGCTGACCGACTAGGCGTAGAAATTCGTCAAGCTGACGGATCTTATTGGAATTTATCAGGTAACCAAATAGGGGCATTAATTGCAAAATATATCTTAGAAGCCCATAAACAAGCAGGAACGTTACCATCAAACCCTGCTTTAGCGAAATCAATTGTCTCAACAGAATTAGTTACTAAAATTGCTGAGAGTTATGGCGCAACCATGTTTAATGTCTTAACTGGTTTTAAATTCATTGCTGAAAAAATTCAAGAATTCGAAGAAAAACATAATCATACTTATATGTTTGGATTTGAAGAAAGCTTCGGTTATTTAATCAAACCTTTTGTACGAGACAAAGATGCTATTCAAGCTGTTTTAATTGTAGCTGAAATTGCTGCCTACTACCGCTCACGCGGTCTGACTTTGGCCGATGGAATAGCTGAGATTTACAAAGAATATGGATACTTTGCTGAAAAAACCATTTCTATTACTTTATCTGGTGTTGATGGCGCAGCTGAAATTAAAAAAATTATGGATAAATTCCGTCAGAATGCACCAAAACAATTCAACCATACTGATATTATCTTGACAGAAGATTTCTTAGAACAAACTGCTAAAAGCCAAACAGAAACGACTGTATTAACAACACCGCCGAGCAATGTTCTGAAATACACTCTTGCTGATGATTCTTGGTTTGCTGTCCGTCCTTCAGGAACAGAACCAAAAATCAAATTCTATATTGCAACAGTTGGACAGTCTTTAGAAGATGCACAACAAAAAATGACTGCTATTGAAGCAGAAATTAATACCTTTGTAGGTTAA
- a CDS encoding class I SAM-dependent methyltransferase has protein sequence MSKMYYDENPDSKHDIHELKVKLLDTPFTFYTDSGVFSKKMIDYGSQVLLQTLLFDKGDTVLDVGCGYGPLGISLAKAQGVQATLVDINNRAIELAKKNAVINNVSATIFQSNIYEKVSGTFDHVISNPPIRAGKKVVHEIIEKSQLFLNKGGDLTIVIQKKQGAPSAKEKMENMFGNVHILKKDKGYYILRSIKE, from the coding sequence ATGTCAAAAATGTATTATGATGAAAATCCAGACAGTAAACATGATATTCATGAATTGAAAGTGAAACTTTTGGATACTCCCTTTACTTTTTATACCGATTCTGGAGTCTTTTCAAAAAAAATGATTGACTATGGTAGTCAAGTTTTATTGCAAACACTGTTATTTGATAAAGGCGATACGGTATTAGATGTCGGATGCGGCTATGGGCCGCTTGGCATATCATTAGCAAAAGCACAAGGTGTTCAGGCAACATTAGTTGACATTAATAATCGAGCTATTGAGTTAGCTAAGAAAAATGCAGTTATTAATAATGTCTCAGCAACTATTTTTCAATCGAATATCTACGAAAAGGTTTCTGGAACTTTTGACCATGTTATTAGTAATCCTCCAATTAGAGCTGGTAAAAAGGTTGTTCACGAAATAATAGAAAAATCTCAATTGTTTTTAAATAAAGGTGGGGACCTAACAATTGTTATCCAGAAGAAACAAGGGGCTCCAAGTGCAAAAGAAAAAATGGAAAACATGTTTGGAAATGTTCATATTTTAAAAAAAGATAAAGGCTATTATATCCTAAGGAGTATTAAGGAATGA
- a CDS encoding ABC transporter permease, whose product MSIVTILALLVSSMLIYATPLIFTSIGGTFSERAGVVNVGLEGIMVMGAFSGIIFNLEFANAFGKATPWIAVLVGGIVGLLFSLLHALATINFRADHIVSGTVLNLLAPSLAVFLVKVFYGKGQTDNIQASFGKFDFPLLADIPVLGPIFFKNTTIVGYLAIAFSFLAWFIIYKTRFGLRLRSVGEHPQAADTLGINVYLMKYYGVMISGFLGGMGGAIYAQSISVNFAVTTILGPGFISLAAMIFGKWNPIGAMLSSLFFGLSQSLAVIGAQLPLLQKIPAVYLQIAPYLFTIIILAAFFGQSVAPKADGVNYIKSK is encoded by the coding sequence ATGTCAATTGTAACGATACTTGCTTTATTAGTTTCTTCAATGCTTATTTACGCAACTCCACTTATTTTTACAAGTATTGGTGGTACCTTCTCAGAAAGAGCTGGCGTAGTTAATGTCGGTCTTGAAGGAATCATGGTTATGGGGGCATTTTCTGGTATTATCTTTAACTTAGAATTTGCTAATGCTTTCGGGAAAGCAACACCTTGGATAGCCGTTCTTGTTGGAGGAATTGTAGGACTCTTATTTTCCCTATTACACGCGTTAGCAACAATTAATTTCCGTGCTGACCACATTGTTTCTGGTACAGTACTTAATTTATTAGCTCCTTCCTTAGCTGTTTTCCTAGTAAAAGTATTTTACGGAAAAGGGCAAACTGATAACATTCAAGCTTCCTTTGGAAAATTTGATTTTCCACTTTTAGCTGATATTCCAGTCCTAGGACCAATATTTTTCAAAAATACTACTATTGTGGGTTATTTAGCCATTGCCTTTTCATTCTTAGCATGGTTTATCATTTATAAAACACGCTTTGGATTACGTCTTCGTTCTGTCGGAGAACACCCACAAGCTGCTGATACTTTAGGTATCAATGTTTATCTAATGAAATATTATGGTGTTATGATATCTGGTTTCCTTGGAGGAATGGGAGGAGCAATCTATGCTCAATCAATTTCTGTAAACTTTGCTGTTACAACAATCTTAGGTCCTGGTTTCATTTCACTTGCAGCCATGATTTTTGGGAAGTGGAATCCTATTGGAGCTATGCTATCAAGTCTATTCTTTGGTTTATCTCAAAGTTTAGCAGTAATAGGTGCTCAATTACCTCTCCTACAAAAGATTCCTGCAGTATATCTTCAAATTGCTCCGTATTTATTCACTATTATTATCCTGGCTGCCTTCTTTGGTCAATCTGTTGCTCCAAAAGCAGATGGGGTTAATTACATTAAATCAAAATAA
- a CDS encoding BMP family lipoprotein, with the protein MNKKFIGLGLASVAILSLAACGNRGASKSDSKDAKTDLKAAIVTDTGGVDDKSFNQSAWEGLQAWGKENGLKKGAGFDYFQSNSESEYATNLDTAVSSGYNVVYGIGFALKDAIDKAAGDNSDVNYVIVDDVIEGKDNVASVTFADNEAAYLAGIAAAKTTKTKVVGFVGGMEGTVITRFEKGFEAGVKSVDDSIQIKVDYAGSFGDAAKGKTIAAAQYAGGADVIYQAAGGTGAGVFNEAKAVNEKKDEADKVWVIGVDRDQKEEGKYTSKDGKESNFVLASSIKQVGKSVQLINKLVTDKKFPGGKTTVYGLKDGGVDIATTNLSDDAIKAVKEAKEKIISGDVKVPEK; encoded by the coding sequence ATGAACAAGAAATTTATTGGTCTTGGTTTAGCTTCAGTAGCTATATTAAGTTTAGCTGCATGTGGCAACCGTGGTGCTTCAAAATCTGATAGCAAAGATGCTAAAACAGATTTAAAAGCTGCTATTGTTACTGATACAGGTGGTGTTGATGATAAATCATTTAACCAATCTGCTTGGGAAGGTTTACAAGCTTGGGGTAAAGAAAATGGGCTTAAAAAAGGTGCTGGTTTCGACTACTTCCAATCAAATAGTGAATCAGAATATGCTACTAATCTTGACACTGCTGTCTCAAGTGGTTATAACGTAGTATATGGAATCGGATTTGCCCTTAAAGATGCAATTGATAAAGCTGCTGGTGACAATAGTGATGTTAACTATGTTATCGTTGACGATGTCATCGAAGGAAAAGACAATGTTGCAAGTGTAACTTTTGCGGATAACGAAGCTGCTTATCTTGCTGGTATTGCTGCAGCTAAAACTACAAAAACTAAAGTAGTAGGTTTTGTAGGTGGTATGGAAGGTACTGTTATCACTCGTTTTGAAAAAGGTTTTGAGGCGGGAGTGAAATCAGTTGATGATTCTATCCAAATCAAAGTTGACTACGCTGGATCATTTGGTGATGCTGCTAAAGGTAAAACAATTGCCGCAGCTCAATATGCAGGTGGTGCTGACGTTATTTATCAAGCCGCTGGTGGTACTGGAGCAGGTGTCTTCAATGAAGCTAAAGCTGTAAATGAGAAAAAAGATGAAGCTGATAAAGTTTGGGTAATCGGTGTAGACCGTGACCAAAAAGAGGAAGGTAAATACACTTCAAAAGACGGTAAAGAATCTAACTTTGTTCTAGCATCTTCAATTAAACAAGTTGGTAAATCTGTACAACTGATTAACAAACTTGTTACTGATAAAAAATTCCCTGGTGGAAAAACAACTGTTTATGGATTAAAAGATGGTGGTGTTGATATTGCAACAACAAACCTTTCTGATGATGCTATAAAAGCTGTTAAAGAAGCTAAAGAAAAAATTATTTCTGGCGATGTAAAAGTTCCTGAAAAATAA
- a CDS encoding cytidine deaminase, giving the protein MATNLVSLAIEASKNAYVPYSHFPIGAAVRTKDGHIFTGCNIENASFGLTNCGERTAIFKAVSQGYREFSEIAIYGETLQPVSPCGACRQVMAEFFEPSAKVILIAKDNSTKETTVGDLLPYSFTDLS; this is encoded by the coding sequence GTGGCTACTAATTTAGTATCTTTAGCAATCGAAGCAAGTAAAAATGCCTACGTTCCCTACTCACATTTTCCAATAGGAGCAGCCGTTAGAACAAAAGATGGTCACATTTTTACAGGTTGTAATATTGAAAATGCGAGTTTTGGGTTAACGAACTGTGGCGAGAGAACGGCTATTTTCAAAGCTGTCTCTCAAGGTTATAGAGAATTTTCAGAAATTGCCATTTATGGTGAAACACTTCAACCTGTTTCACCTTGTGGAGCTTGTCGTCAAGTTATGGCTGAATTTTTTGAACCTAGTGCTAAAGTCATTTTAATTGCAAAGGATAATAGCACTAAAGAAACCACAGTCGGAGATTTACTCCCTTATTCTTTTACAGATTTATCATAA
- a CDS encoding pyrimidine-nucleoside phosphorylase: MRAVDLIQKKRDGLELSTQEIEWLISGYANGSIPDYQMSAFAMAVYFKGMSTRETKDLTMCMVATGDQIDLSAIPGVKTDKHSTGGVGDKVTLILAPLVASFGVPVAKMSGRGLGHTGGTLDKLEAIKGYQIDRSQDEFIKQVQDIGLSVIGQSDKLVKADKLLYALRDVTATVDIIPLIASSVMSKKIAAGADSILLDVTVGDGAFMKTIEDAEKLSRLMVDLGKEVGRKTVAVITNMSQPLGRAIGNRLEVLEAIEIMQGKGREDISDFICELGQLMLELAGVSKPLTEIREHLISGPALHKFEEMIAYQGGDLEDLYRLSQAKYQTEILSPMEGYITELPALEFGLLAMRLGAGRAVKSDTLDYESGIVFDRKIGDFVAKGDKIATIYSNQVLDKKVLTEFEKNVKIGLEQLEIKEIIKVIS, translated from the coding sequence ATGAGAGCAGTAGATTTAATTCAAAAAAAACGCGATGGCTTAGAATTATCAACCCAAGAAATCGAATGGTTAATCTCTGGCTATGCTAATGGGTCAATTCCTGATTACCAAATGTCAGCTTTTGCAATGGCTGTTTATTTCAAAGGTATGTCTACGAGGGAAACCAAAGATTTAACGATGTGTATGGTTGCAACTGGGGATCAAATTGATCTAAGTGCAATTCCAGGGGTTAAGACGGATAAACACTCAACTGGTGGAGTTGGAGATAAAGTTACGCTTATCTTAGCACCTTTAGTTGCAAGTTTTGGTGTTCCAGTTGCTAAAATGAGTGGAAGAGGACTGGGCCATACTGGAGGAACTCTTGATAAACTAGAAGCAATCAAGGGGTACCAAATTGATCGAAGTCAGGATGAGTTTATCAAACAAGTTCAAGATATTGGTCTATCAGTTATTGGTCAATCGGATAAATTGGTTAAAGCAGATAAACTACTTTATGCACTAAGAGATGTAACGGCAACTGTAGACATTATTCCACTAATTGCTAGTTCTGTAATGAGTAAGAAGATTGCAGCTGGGGCTGATAGTATTTTATTAGATGTCACGGTTGGAGATGGTGCCTTCATGAAAACGATTGAAGATGCTGAGAAACTTTCTCGACTCATGGTAGATTTAGGAAAAGAAGTTGGCCGAAAAACTGTTGCAGTAATTACAAATATGAGTCAACCATTAGGTCGTGCAATTGGAAATCGCTTAGAAGTACTTGAAGCTATTGAAATCATGCAAGGAAAAGGTAGAGAAGATATCTCAGACTTTATTTGTGAACTTGGGCAACTGATGTTAGAGTTAGCAGGAGTTTCTAAACCACTAACCGAAATACGTGAACATCTTATTTCTGGTCCTGCCCTCCATAAATTTGAAGAGATGATTGCATATCAAGGCGGAGATTTAGAGGACTTATACAGACTATCTCAAGCAAAATACCAGACTGAAATTTTATCACCTATGGAAGGATATATCACTGAGTTACCAGCACTAGAATTTGGTCTTTTAGCGATGAGACTTGGGGCTGGTCGTGCTGTTAAATCCGATACATTAGATTATGAAAGTGGTATTGTTTTCGATAGAAAAATAGGGGATTTTGTTGCTAAAGGCGATAAAATTGCAACTATCTATTCTAATCAGGTTTTGGATAAAAAAGTGCTTACAGAATTTGAAAAAAATGTTAAAATAGGACTAGAGCAACTTGAAATAAAAGAGATCATTAAAGTGATCTCTTAA
- a CDS encoding ABC transporter permease yields MSKQAQKIAVPVISVLLGFVLGAIIMFIFGYDPIWGYEGLFQIAFGSVKNIGEIFRAMGPLILIALGFTVASRAGFFNIGLSGQALAGWISATWFALENPHMARPLLILCTVIIGMLAGGIAGAIPGILRAFLGTSEVIVTIMMNYIILYIGNAIIQKGFANNLKQSIDSSIQVSQNATYQSPWLSELTNNSRINIGIFFAFIAIALIWFLLNKTTLGFEIRSVGLNPHASEYAGMSAKRTIIMSMIISGALAGLGGVVEGLGTFENVFVQSSSLAIGFDGMAVSLLAANNPIGILFSSFLFGVLNIGAPGMNIAGIPPELVKIVTASIIFFVGAHYLIERYMIRSKKSALKGGK; encoded by the coding sequence ATGTCTAAACAGGCACAAAAAATAGCAGTTCCAGTGATTTCCGTCTTGTTGGGATTTGTACTGGGTGCCATTATCATGTTTATTTTTGGTTACGACCCGATTTGGGGATATGAGGGATTGTTCCAAATTGCCTTTGGTAGTGTTAAAAATATTGGTGAGATATTCCGAGCAATGGGACCACTCATTCTAATAGCACTTGGTTTTACAGTTGCTAGTAGAGCTGGTTTCTTTAACATCGGTTTATCTGGTCAAGCTTTGGCTGGTTGGATTTCAGCTACTTGGTTTGCTTTAGAAAATCCTCATATGGCTCGACCTTTGTTGATTCTTTGCACTGTTATTATTGGTATGTTAGCAGGTGGAATTGCTGGTGCCATACCTGGTATTTTAAGAGCATTCCTTGGAACTAGTGAAGTTATCGTCACTATTATGATGAACTATATTATTTTGTATATCGGCAATGCCATTATTCAAAAAGGATTTGCCAATAACTTAAAACAAAGTATTGACTCATCAATTCAAGTTAGTCAAAATGCTACTTATCAAAGTCCTTGGTTATCTGAGTTAACCAATAATTCACGGATTAATATTGGTATCTTTTTTGCCTTCATTGCGATTGCTCTTATCTGGTTCCTTTTAAACAAAACAACTCTAGGATTTGAAATACGCTCTGTTGGTTTGAATCCTCATGCTAGTGAGTATGCTGGTATGTCTGCTAAGAGAACCATTATCATGTCAATGATCATTTCTGGTGCCTTAGCTGGATTAGGTGGAGTCGTTGAAGGACTTGGAACTTTTGAAAATGTCTTTGTACAGTCAAGTTCTCTAGCTATTGGTTTTGATGGTATGGCTGTAAGCTTGCTTGCTGCTAATAACCCAATCGGTATCTTATTCTCATCATTCCTATTTGGTGTCTTAAACATTGGTGCACCTGGTATGAATATTGCAGGTATTCCACCGGAACTTGTTAAAATTGTAACAGCATCTATCATCTTCTTTGTTGGTGCTCACTACCTCATCGAACGTTATATGATTCGTTCAAAAAAATCTGCTCTGAAAGGAGGTAAATAA
- the deoC gene encoding deoxyribose-phosphate aldolase: MKINKYIDHTLLKADSVQSQIDQLLSEAKTHEFASVCVNPGWVSYCAEALKGSDVKVCTVVGFPLGATTPETKAFETKNAIENGADEIDMVLNIGKLKQGDYQAVEDDVRAVVEASGDKLVKVIIEACLLTDDEKIKACQLSVAAGADFVKTSTGFSTGGATISDVKLMRQTVGPEIGVKAAGGARSLEDALAFIEAGATRIGTSAGVKIINGEAVKGGY, translated from the coding sequence ATGAAAATAAACAAATACATTGACCATACCTTATTAAAAGCCGATAGCGTTCAAAGTCAAATTGATCAGTTACTATCTGAAGCCAAAACTCATGAATTTGCAAGTGTTTGTGTAAATCCAGGTTGGGTTTCTTATTGTGCAGAAGCCTTAAAAGGAAGCGATGTTAAAGTTTGTACTGTAGTTGGTTTTCCACTCGGAGCAACAACCCCTGAAACAAAAGCATTTGAAACAAAGAATGCTATTGAGAATGGCGCTGATGAAATCGATATGGTATTAAATATTGGCAAGCTAAAACAAGGCGATTATCAAGCAGTTGAGGACGATGTCCGTGCAGTAGTTGAAGCAAGTGGTGACAAATTAGTTAAAGTTATTATTGAAGCATGCTTACTTACTGACGATGAAAAAATAAAAGCATGTCAGTTATCAGTTGCAGCGGGTGCTGATTTTGTTAAAACCTCAACCGGTTTTTCAACTGGAGGAGCTACCATTTCTGATGTTAAGTTAATGAGACAAACAGTTGGTCCAGAAATTGGTGTTAAAGCAGCAGGTGGTGCTCGTTCTTTAGAAGATGCATTAGCTTTTATTGAAGCAGGGGCAACTCGTATTGGAACGTCTGCAGGAGTTAAAATAATAAATGGTGAGGCTGTCAAAGGTGGCTACTAA